From Hippoglossus stenolepis isolate QCI-W04-F060 chromosome 4, HSTE1.2, whole genome shotgun sequence, a single genomic window includes:
- the pafah1b1a gene encoding lissencephaly-1 homolog A: MVLSQRQRDELNRAIADYLRSNGYEEAYSTFKKEAELDNNEELDKKYAGLLEKKWTSVIRLQKKVMELESKLNEAKEEITLGGPVSQKRDPKEWIPRPPERYALSGHRSPVTRVIFHPVFSVMVSASEDATIKVWDYETGDFERTLKGHTDSVQDISFDLTGKLLASCSADMTIKLWDFQGFECIRTMHGHDHNVSSVAIMPNGDHIVSASRDKTIKMWEVATGYCVKTFTGHREWVRMVRPNQDGTLIASCSNDQTVRVWVVASKDCKAELREHEHVVECISWAPESAHPTIQEATGSETKKSGKPGPFLLSGSRDKTIKMWDVSIGMCLMTLVGHDNWVRGIIFHPGGKFIVTCADDKTLRIWDYKNKRCMKTLCAHEHFVTSLDFHKAAPYVVTGSVDQTLKVWECR; this comes from the exons AAATCGAGCGATAGCCGATTATCTACGTTCCAATGGATATGAAGAGGCATATTCCACTTTCAAGAAGGAGGCGGAATTAGATAAT AATGAAGAGTTGGATAAGAAGTATGCTGGCCTTTTGGAAAAGAAATGGACCTCAGTCATCAGATTACAAAAGAAG GTGATGGAGCTTGAATCCAAACTGAATGAAGCTAAAGAGGAGATCACCCTGGGAGGACCCGTCAGTCAGAAGCGTGACCCCAAAGAGTGGATCCCACGCCCACCAGAAAGGTATGCGCTGAGTGGGCACCGCAGTCCGGTCACCCGCGTCATCTTCCACCCAGTCTTCAGTGTCATGGTGTCGGCTTCAGAGGACGCCACAATAAAG GTTTGGGACTATGAAACAGGAGACTTTGAACGCACACTGAAAGGCCACACAGATTCGGTGCAGGACATCTCTTTTGACCTGACAGGAAAACTGCTAGCATCCTGCTCTGCTGACATGACTATCAAGCTTTGGGATTTTCAAGGCTTTGAATGCATCAGGACCATGCACG gaCATGACCACAATGTTTCGTCTGTAGCCATCATGCCCAATGGAGATCACATTGTTTCTGCCTCGAGGGACAAAACCATAAAAATGTGGGAGGTGGCAACTGG ATACTGTGTGAAGACCTTCACAGGCCACAGAGAGTGGGTCCGTATGGTGCGGCCAAACCAGGACGGCACACTGATCGCCAGCTGTTCAAATGACCAGACAGTGCGTGTTTGGGTTGTGGCTTCGAAAGACTGCAAGGCTGAACTGCGTGAGCACGAACACGTGGTGGAGTGCATCTCCTGGGCACCAGAGAGCGCCCACCCCACCATCCAAGAAGCCACAGGCTCTGAG ACCAAGAAGAGTGGTAAGCCAGGCCCCTTCCTGCTGTCTGGCTCCAGAGACAAAACCATCAAGATGTGGGATGTCAGCATTGGCATGTGCCTTATGACACTG GTCGGCCATGACAACTGGGTGCGAGGGATCATCTTCCACCCTGGAGGCAAGTTCATTGTGACCTGTGCAGACGACAAGACCTTAAGGATCTGGGACTACAAGAACAAGCGCTGCATGAAAACCCTGTGTGCCCACGAACACTTTGTTACCTCTCTGG